The Engystomops pustulosus chromosome 2, aEngPut4.maternal, whole genome shotgun sequence genomic interval tgcattgctatggagaggggaggggtcacccatcctcctctccatggcaccagATGTATGCCCACCCAGCCGTAGCCTTGCGGGCATACATATTCGTATGAATGCACCCTTAACCCTTAATTGAAGGTTGCTCAAGGAAAGACACATGTCCTAACTACAGGTAGGGGATCTGTGATAGATTGCTGATGGTCTGACCTTCCTTTCATCATAGAAGGGAATGGAGAGTCAGTCAATCCCAGCAGTCGGATTCCAAGTGATCCGACACTTATCCCATATTTTGTACAACATGCTAGTCTTCATACTTACCATTATTGTAGGACTGTAGAAACATTTGGATGATGCTGAAGCTGCCACCTATAAAATCAAGAAGAACGTTTCCGATGCTCCAGCCTTCTGTGCTTTTCCGACGGAAATTCATGTAAGCCTAAATGCCAAAACAAATGAAATGGCACTAAATCAGCGACTGTATAATATCacggtgtagattatatactttcTTGTTCCAAGTTTGAGTGTAATACACTATCCCaaggataagggataacaatctgatcggtgAAGGTCCAACTATTGGGACCCTCACCGATCAtgagggtcccattctcactgatGGAACAGTAGGCTGAGTatcttatcccctatccacaggatgacaATCAAAGTTGGTAAAACCCTTTTTAAACTCTCATTGTGTAGATCACTATCCCCCATACACATGTAGATTTCAGTTCCATTCTGTCACTTGCCACATATGCCAGATATGGAAAAAGGGCTGACTGTTACCtatctgaacactgcacagtcctAGCTGCTACAGCCAGTGCCTCTAACTGATAAAGGATTAGCGACTGGATGTGCCCTGGGAATCTGTGATACTGCAGACATATCAATTGGGATTATACTAATTTCATTATAGaggataacaaggtgatcagtgaaggtccgactgctgggacccccactgctcATGAGACTGAGACCCCCTGTGATCCAGAGAATGGCGGTCTAATTCTCATTCATAGGTGGAGCAGCAGGGTGAGCATGTTTTCTGCTGCTTCATTCAGCGCTCAGGTATTTCCAGCACTCACATAGACAGTAAATTGAGTGTGAGGACAGATGCTCACCCTGCCACTCCGCCTATCAGTGAGAATCACGggagtcccagcagtcagaccctcaccgatcTGCTTGTTATACCCTATCCTGGGAGAAACCCATTCATATATAGTTTTCTCCATTTTTTCCATTTAATGTGGCTTTTATCATTCAAAGCTTAAATCAGGAAATCTTGGTTTTAAATGTATCCTCTATACTCATCGTGTAACCTGTCTGCACTCAAGTCCCATTTAAGTCAAAGAGGTTgagtgcaataccaagcacagccactatacaacttATGGTGCCGTGTTGAAGAGACCTGAGCACTCTATGACTGATACATGACTATTCACTCTGTAGATCAGAGATGTTTCTCAGAAAACATGCAAAATAGCTATTCTCCAGGCACAAGGAGAACTGTCTAGTGCTATTTGTAGTAATAAGATTATAAATAAATGTCCAAATCTTTCACAGGCCTTGTAATATGGTtctggatattagaaaataatgCTCAATAAGGAAAAGCAGTATCAAATGGGTTGCATGTCCTGTTGATCTAGTTTTATGCTCTATAGATATCCCCCCCCAATGTGCAATGACGTTACTTATTCCAGTTTTGTCCCATTTTCTAGAAAATAATCCAATGACTATTAGTTACCTGTGGAAAGTATTTCATCAGTGTGATGGCCAGTTTTATATAGGAGAAGCAGAACAAGAACTGGAGCAGGGTGACTTTTCCAGCCACGGTCACAAACAGCATGGAGAAGGCGAAGAGCCAGGCAACGATGAGGACCCCTACCGCCACCTTAGAGACCTTCTGGGCACCGCGCTGTATAGACCAGGGCGACATTACGTGAAAATGTTTATTACATAAATGCAAGAGCTATAATTTAGCAGATCTTATCATCTTGTAAATACAACGGATGACACAATGGAGTCTCCATTACCTGTGTAGATACATTGACATTTTTCGAGATGTGGAAAAAGGGCTGATTGTTACCTATCTGAACACTAGTCCTAGCTGCTACAGCCAGTGCCTCTAACTGATAAAGGACCAGCGACTGGATGTTTAAGGCACAAGGTTATGTCCGAGCTATTGGGCAGACAAATGTGGGGTCCCCTGCATGGGACCCTGGAGAGAGGACAGACATAGCATTTATTACTTCTGTCCTCTCGATTCTTTGGACACAACCTCTATGCATCCCAGCGATCACATGATCATAGAATAATTGTCCTATGAGGCTCCTGCTGGGTCTTTATAGACCCAGTAAGTCCAAAAAGCAATAAATGTTACTATATATGTGCATTTTTCACATGTAACTGGGACTGCAGCGTATGATATTCACACCTCCATGTGGATAAACCAGCCGCACACAGTGCAGCCTGTTTTCCACCAGGTGGAGAAGGTGGAGGTTAGCGCTTTTCatctctcctctctccatagggcaCTGAGCGGACATGGCGCAAtatccaggcaggaataggacctgaaaTGATGCTGTGAGACATGGTGTGCTCTCTACAACGTTCGATGTATTATACACCATTACGTTGGCAGTGAGCTAGCTGCCATTTTTGTGGCTATCTCACGGCCATCATATAAGGAAGCATAAATGTAGCCTTACAACAGAAAAGTTAAATGTTAGAAAaaatattacagcaaaaaataaagtTCCCTATTCTGAGGgacaacaattaaaaaaaagcccaaaacattaaaatatataaCCCATAGATGTGTTCACCCCCCCCAAGTCAATAACTTCCGTCAGACTTGAGATATATCAAAATTTGCAGCATTATGTTCCAAAATCTATAAAATTATTCATTCATAACAAAATGGCACAaatctaaaaaaacaaaacaaaaacattctTTTGTATTTTCTCAGCTTTTTAAACCTAAAATTAGgtttaaaagtaaaaattcagaccaaaaaaattataaaataagaaTCCCATATttctctccaaaaaaaaaaaaaaaatcttgtcgggagcccaaaaaaatgaaaaattcagaGCCATTAAAAGAACATGTGCAAAGAATGGACAAATTGGGGGCATGAGCGCTGGCATACGATAGAGgccaagcagtggcgtaactagaagctgatgggccccagtgcaaagtctgtgccaggcccgactattatgtatggtttatagtaatagtcttctcatatgggaaagtgaaaccataagggccccctaaacctcttgggcctgggtgcgatcgccacctctgcaccccttcaagttacgcccccGAGGCCAAGCCTCCCTCCATCccgacagatacatcaagaggaccTGGTTTTTAAAAAGTACGCAGGCACGGGGCAGGAAGTCCTCCGTCAGCCATGCCTCTCTCTATGCCCCACCCACGTCCACATGATCTGGAGGTGGTGACGCATCATTATCATAAAttcttgcagtgtgcaagaaTATGTGATTACTTTACcacttctctgccagaaaactggcttacaagccgtgataaattccctccattgtTTTTGAGCCTGGACCTTCCCAAGTATCTCTAAAATGGACCTACTATTCCTACTTACCTCGTAAATACAGCACTGAATTACTGTAACAAGCGTCAGCAGCACTGCATGTAAGCTGAAGAAGACATCATTGGCATCCACCGGGATCACACCATTGGGGTAGACCTCAAGAAACTGCTCCTGTGATATACACAACAAGTATTAGTACTGGGAACACACAATTCCTGATAAAATGCTTTAATGAAGCCCAAAAATACCAACCCGAACATACGGGATCCAGAAGAGGCCGACATTGAAGACGCTGTATGCAATAAAGCCGGTCAGATTCAACGCCAAGAAGTCAAAACTCAGACCCACAACACTGTAAAAAAGAGGATATGaggagaccaaaaaaatataaCCCATTATAATCCAAAAAAACGAATAAACAATCTATACATTCCAAAAGATAATTTCGATCTTTGACAACCCCTGTGACAGCCTGCCAGATTGAGGATCAAATTGATGAGCACCTTTTCCTTCTCCAGTTCTCGAAAACCTGCGGGTAGAAAGACACCGACCAGGCCAAGAAATATATCCAGCCAATGATCTGCTCTACCACTTCCAGCGCCAGGCTGTGGATCACAAGGAACCGGATTCTAGGCCTAGAAACAAACAGGAGATGAGAGGTTATGGCGTTACTGACAAGGACATCTTGAGCCATGTCCAGCATAGATTTCATTTACACATAAGAGTAATGGAATTTCACAACTCATTTTCATGACTGGATTCACTAATTGGAATTATTAATTGGCAGCATTATTTTAAGCTCTCTACAGTCAGGAGGGTGGTCATCAGCATGGCTACACCCAACAGGCAGTAGAGAGGTAGTCGTTGGCCACGAAGAACAAATTTAATTAATACCAACTTTAGTGGTGGGTTGTGAAAACCTATTATCCTGTTGCAACTCCGTTCCGACAATGTCCCCCGCCTGGAAAGCCTGTCCGTCACCATGTTCCAGCACTGTAATAGGTGCTGGGACATAGGGAAGGGTGGGCGTGCCAGGCCGTCAGGGAGGACctgctgtgcccctgtaaacaaacaagggcacgGCAGCGACGGATGTTGGCACGGGACTCCAGGAGCGCCAAGGGAGGCGAGcataagtaaatttttttttcacagcccccccaccagtaaagttttgtttttaatgttggacaacccctttaactcagaATGGCCGCCCAGTTCAGCGATTCTTGGTTTGGTCCATTAAATTTGAAAGCACAAAGAGCGAGTTTGTTGGACCAAACTAACTTGTGGCCAATAGACATTTATGCATCTTAATTAAGACCTGAAACCAGTTACCCGTTTTATGAAGTAAATGCATTCCCCATGAAATAATCATTTTTGGATAATATCTTCTTAAAATGCTATGCTTTGTAGTTTGTTTTATTTCCTTGTAGAAATATATGAGTAGTTAGCCAAGAGTCCTAATGATCGGACAGTATAGGACTATGCTGGGAAATCCGTTGGTAACAACCACTTGGTTAACTACTCCTATGTGCAGATAATCCAAAATCATTATTTAATGGAGGATATAAGTATAAGAAATGTAATACCACAGGGAGATGTTGGATAGAGAAGTATGTGGTCATCATGTCTGACCTTTGTGCACAAGTGCTAAGATTTTAATGACAAACTTAGAAATACTCGAACAGCAAAAAAATTCTCATAGTTGACTTTTCTGTGAATATTTAACCACCACAG includes:
- the CTNS gene encoding cystinosin, which codes for MNLTLNPKSTIIGFFLFTFLVFCDAEGPPFLVWSGVEHKISIPEVVTIENGSVKNLSLSISAPLNETALFTFNITYSSKNTTIVRLPSEVILLANSDHSVFNVSAEDVGQVTAYLHSNNSHNSRPRIRFLVIHSLALEVVEQIIGWIYFLAWSVSFYPQVFENWRRKSVVGLSFDFLALNLTGFIAYSVFNVGLFWIPYVREQFLEVYPNGVIPVDANDVFFSLHAVLLTLVTVIQCCIYERGAQKVSKVAVGVLIVAWLFAFSMLFVTVAGKVTLLQFLFCFSYIKLAITLMKYFPQAYMNFRRKSTEGWSIGNVLLDFIGGSFSIIQMFLQSYNNDEWKLIFGDPTKFGLGLFSIIFDIVFITQHYCLYRKARGYQNV